In one Zobellia galactanivorans genomic region, the following are encoded:
- a CDS encoding efflux RND transporter periplasmic adaptor subunit — MRRIFMLMGLAVLLLHSSCKSEKKHQESETKFLVTSPLKKDTTIINEYVCQIQSIRHIELRSQERGYLEKVFVDEGQFVKKGQLLFQIMPKLYRAEQQKAQAEAEVARIEYENTKSLADSNIVSQNELAMDKAKLDKANAELALAQVHLGFTEIRAPFDGIIDRFLVRPGSLVEEGELLTSLSDNGKMWVYFNVSEPEYLDYKTNLKDDSKATVNLLMANHRQFEHPGIVETIEADFNNETGNIPFRATFPNPDGLLRHGETGNVLMSVPLKDALIIPQKATFEVLDKKYVFVVDDTNKVVSKEITISADMQDLYAVSEGLKEGDKILLEGLRKVRDNDEISYEFEKPDEVLAHLELYSE; from the coding sequence ATGAGAAGAATTTTCATGCTCATGGGCTTGGCTGTGCTATTGCTTCACTCAAGTTGTAAATCGGAAAAAAAACACCAAGAATCGGAAACAAAATTTTTGGTAACCAGCCCCTTAAAGAAAGATACCACCATAATTAACGAATACGTTTGTCAAATACAGTCTATAAGACACATTGAACTCAGGTCGCAAGAACGGGGCTATCTGGAAAAAGTGTTTGTCGATGAAGGCCAGTTCGTAAAGAAAGGCCAGTTACTCTTTCAAATTATGCCCAAACTATATCGGGCGGAGCAGCAAAAGGCACAAGCGGAAGCCGAAGTGGCAAGAATAGAATATGAAAATACCAAATCGCTGGCAGATAGTAACATAGTATCACAAAACGAACTGGCTATGGATAAGGCCAAGCTCGACAAGGCCAATGCGGAATTGGCTTTGGCACAGGTGCATTTGGGCTTTACCGAAATACGTGCACCTTTTGATGGCATAATCGACCGCTTTCTTGTCAGGCCGGGTAGTCTAGTTGAAGAAGGGGAGTTGCTTACCAGTTTATCCGACAATGGAAAAATGTGGGTGTACTTTAATGTATCAGAACCCGAATATCTTGATTATAAAACCAATTTAAAGGATGATAGCAAGGCTACGGTAAACTTGCTGATGGCCAATCATAGGCAATTTGAACATCCGGGAATCGTAGAGACTATCGAAGCCGATTTCAACAATGAAACGGGTAACATTCCCTTTAGGGCCACTTTTCCGAACCCCGATGGATTGCTTAGACATGGTGAAACGGGTAATGTGCTTATGTCGGTTCCATTGAAAGATGCATTGATCATTCCGCAAAAGGCCACCTTTGAGGTGCTCGATAAAAAATATGTTTTTGTAGTGGACGATACCAATAAGGTCGTGTCAAAAGAAATTACCATTAGCGCCGATATGCAAGACCTTTACGCCGTAAGCGAAGGCTTGAAGGAGGGCGATAAAATTTTGCTGGAAGGTTTACGTAAGGTTAGGGATAACGATGAGATATCCTACGAGTTTGAAAAGCCCGATGAGGTTCTCGCCCATCTAGAACTTTACTCTGAATAA
- a CDS encoding SMP-30/gluconolactonase/LRE family protein, with protein sequence MKNIRIPSLLSVFAVLALSSCKAQLNTPKGIIAQDAQLSLVSEEYEFTEGPAVDKNGDVYFTDQPNDRIVKWDASTNTVSDYMKPSGRSNGLYFDHVGNLLAAADEKNELWSIAPDKKVTVLIADYEGKKLNGPNDLWVDLAGGIYFTDPFYKRSWWEHTEPEQTARRVYYLPKGSTVPRIVANGFEQPNGIIGSPDGKTLYIADIGAKKTFVYTIDANGNLSNKKLFTDMGSDGMTLDNRGNVYLTGKGVTVFNSKGEQIEHIDVPESWTANVTFGGAEQKTLFITAMDSVYTLEMTVQGVR encoded by the coding sequence ATGAAAAACATTAGAATACCCTCCCTTTTATCGGTCTTCGCCGTTTTGGCGCTCTCTTCCTGCAAGGCACAACTCAATACACCCAAAGGAATTATCGCCCAAGACGCCCAACTGAGCTTGGTCTCGGAGGAATATGAATTTACCGAAGGGCCTGCCGTTGACAAAAACGGCGATGTTTATTTTACCGATCAGCCCAATGACCGTATTGTCAAATGGGATGCCAGCACCAATACGGTTTCCGACTACATGAAGCCCTCAGGACGGTCTAACGGACTCTATTTTGACCATGTGGGCAACCTTTTGGCCGCTGCCGATGAAAAGAACGAATTATGGAGCATTGCCCCAGATAAGAAAGTCACCGTGCTTATAGCGGATTACGAAGGAAAAAAGCTGAACGGCCCCAATGATCTTTGGGTCGATTTAGCAGGAGGAATTTATTTTACGGATCCCTTTTACAAAAGATCTTGGTGGGAACATACGGAGCCGGAACAAACTGCCCGAAGGGTGTATTACCTCCCAAAAGGAAGCACCGTTCCAAGGATAGTTGCCAACGGATTTGAACAACCCAACGGTATTATCGGTTCGCCGGATGGCAAAACACTTTACATAGCCGATATTGGCGCGAAGAAGACCTTTGTGTATACTATTGATGCCAACGGAAACCTTTCCAATAAAAAATTATTTACCGATATGGGCTCCGATGGTATGACCTTGGATAACCGCGGCAATGTTTACCTAACCGGTAAGGGCGTTACGGTATTCAATTCAAAAGGCGAACAAATAGAACATATCGATGTACCGGAAAGCTGGACGGCCAACGTAACCTTTGGGGGTGCTGAGCAAAAAACACTTTTCATTACCGCCATGGATTCGGTCTACACCTTAGAAATGACCGTTCAAGGCGTACGGTAA
- a CDS encoding GDSL-type esterase/lipase family protein: MKTSLIIFLLASFSLHAQSAFNKEVKAIVQKYDSLYDASQESIVFTGSSSIRVWKDLQERFPEHQIINSGFGGSQAIDLLQFTDELILRYHPKKVFIYEGDNDIQNKKRPKDIIRTITAIKDSIFKENPQTEIVFISAKPSLARWKLRRKYKRLNRKMEKMTYTDGRLLYVDVWNPMLDGRKVKQDIFVEDGLHMNPKGYEIWYSVLKDYLN, translated from the coding sequence ATGAAAACATCCCTTATCATATTCCTTTTAGCGAGCTTTTCCCTACATGCCCAAAGTGCCTTTAATAAAGAGGTAAAGGCCATTGTACAAAAATACGACAGCCTTTATGATGCCTCACAAGAGAGTATTGTGTTTACCGGAAGTTCCAGTATACGTGTCTGGAAAGACCTTCAAGAGCGCTTTCCCGAGCATCAGATCATCAATTCAGGATTCGGTGGCTCGCAGGCTATAGATTTACTTCAATTTACCGACGAGCTTATTCTACGCTACCATCCCAAAAAAGTTTTTATATACGAAGGGGACAATGACATCCAAAACAAAAAAAGGCCAAAAGATATTATTCGTACCATAACAGCGATCAAAGACAGTATCTTTAAGGAAAACCCACAGACCGAGATCGTTTTTATCTCAGCAAAACCGAGTTTGGCCCGATGGAAACTAAGAAGGAAATATAAAAGGCTGAACCGAAAGATGGAAAAAATGACATATACCGACGGCCGTTTGCTATATGTCGATGTCTGGAACCCTATGCTCGATGGCCGAAAAGTAAAGCAAGATATTTTTGTGGAAGACGGCTTGCACATGAACCCTAAAGGATATGAAATATGGTACTCCGTGTTAAAAGATTACCTCAACTAG
- a CDS encoding DUF1569 domain-containing protein — translation MKNIFDPTDVQELVSRINNLNPQSQNEWGKMNVAQMMAHCNVAYDMTYTDKYPKPKGFKKFMIKLFAKNMVVGPKPYKRNLRTAPEFLIVDERDFEVEKQKLIAYLEKTQQLGAPHFQNKESHAFGPLTSQEWNTLFYKHLNHHLQQFNV, via the coding sequence ATGAAAAATATATTCGACCCCACAGATGTTCAAGAACTTGTTTCGCGCATCAACAACCTCAACCCCCAAAGCCAGAACGAATGGGGCAAAATGAACGTGGCTCAAATGATGGCCCACTGCAATGTGGCCTACGATATGACCTATACCGACAAGTACCCGAAGCCTAAAGGCTTCAAAAAATTTATGATCAAACTTTTTGCAAAAAATATGGTGGTAGGCCCCAAGCCTTACAAGCGAAACCTCCGCACCGCACCTGAATTTTTGATTGTCGATGAACGCGACTTTGAAGTGGAAAAACAAAAACTAATCGCCTATTTGGAAAAAACACAACAACTGGGTGCCCCTCATTTTCAAAACAAAGAATCGCATGCTTTCGGGCCACTCACTTCCCAAGAATGGAACACTCTTTTTTATAAGCATTTAAACCACCACCTTCAGCAATTCAATGTTTGA
- a CDS encoding efflux RND transporter permease subunit, with product MFNKFIERPVLSIVISLFIVFLGMLAIKTLPISQFPSIAPPRVNVSIAYPGASAEVLVNSVLIPMEKSINGTPGMKYMTSDATSAGEATIQVIFDLGVDPNQAVVSVKNRIEQVTSRLPELVQREGIVISKAQPNMLMYVNLYSEDEHADEKFLYNYANVNILPELKRIKGIGLAKILGSRQYAMRVWLKPDRMRAYNVSTEEVMEALQEQSIIGSPGRLGRSSGKRSQSLEYVLTYEGRYNEPKQYQDVIIKSNPDGEILYLKDIADVNLGSEFYDIYSNLDGHPSAAITLKQTAGSNANDVIEAVKAKLEEIKGDNFPKGMDYEISYDVSSFLNASIDKVVHTLGEAFVLVALVVFIFLGDWRSTLIPTIAVPVSLIGAFFFMQLFGLTINLITLFALVLAIGIVVDNAIVVVEAVHVKMEEDHLSPFKASKMVVHEISGAIIAITLVMTAVFIPVSFMTGPVGVFYRQFAITMATSIVISGVVALTLTPVLCAMILKNNHGEPRKKNLMNRFLDGFNHRFEKLTGKYTNFLKLIVNRRTVTFGLLIAFCAGIFFTSKTLPTGFIPNEDQGMIYAILQTPPGSTLERTNEVSRKLQKIAEEIPGIRSVSALAGYEVLTEGRGSNAGTCLINLEDWSEREMSSVEIIEELEEKAKDIPGATIEFFQPPAVPGYGAAGGFALRLLDKTNSGDYKAFEKVNDEFMAALRKRKELSGLFTFFAANYPQYELKIDNKLAMQKGVSIANAMDNLSILIGSTYEQGFVRFGSFFKVYVQSSPEFRRLPADVMKMYVKNDHDEMVPYSAFMKMEKKQGLNEITRYNLYTTSSINGSPASGYSSGEAIEAIQQVAEEVLPRGYGIDWAGLSKDEVGRGNEVLYIFLIVLAFVYMILAAQYESFLLPLAVILSLPAGVFGSFILLKVMGLSNNIYAQVGLVMLVGLLGKNAVLIVEFAVQKHQQGLSVLEAAIAGAKERFRPILMTSFAFIAGLIPLVFATGPGAIGNRTIGSAAAGGMIVGTVFGVIVVPGLYYIFGTIAAKRKLIKYEDENPLSEDYVDNDPKHPLLAESIADK from the coding sequence ATGTTTAACAAATTTATAGAAAGACCAGTGTTGTCCATTGTGATATCACTGTTCATCGTGTTCTTGGGCATGCTCGCCATCAAGACACTGCCCATATCACAGTTCCCATCCATTGCACCACCAAGGGTAAACGTAAGTATAGCCTATCCAGGGGCGAGTGCCGAGGTATTGGTCAATTCGGTGCTGATTCCAATGGAGAAATCCATTAACGGAACGCCCGGTATGAAGTACATGACATCCGATGCCACTAGTGCAGGCGAAGCTACCATTCAGGTTATTTTTGACTTGGGCGTAGATCCCAACCAAGCCGTAGTAAGCGTTAAAAACCGTATCGAGCAGGTTACCAGTCGCTTACCGGAACTGGTTCAGCGTGAAGGTATCGTTATTTCAAAGGCTCAGCCCAATATGTTGATGTACGTAAACCTGTATAGCGAGGATGAACATGCCGATGAAAAGTTTCTTTACAACTATGCCAACGTAAATATACTGCCGGAATTAAAGCGGATAAAAGGTATAGGCCTGGCAAAAATATTAGGAAGTCGTCAATATGCCATGAGGGTCTGGTTAAAACCCGACCGAATGCGGGCCTATAACGTTTCTACGGAAGAAGTAATGGAAGCCTTGCAAGAGCAGAGCATTATAGGTTCGCCCGGTAGATTGGGCCGTAGTTCGGGTAAACGCTCACAATCGCTGGAATATGTGCTGACCTATGAAGGGCGGTACAACGAGCCGAAGCAATATCAGGATGTTATCATAAAATCGAATCCTGATGGTGAAATCCTGTATTTGAAAGATATAGCCGATGTTAATTTGGGAAGTGAGTTTTACGATATCTATTCCAACTTAGACGGGCACCCATCTGCGGCGATTACCTTAAAACAGACCGCAGGAAGTAATGCGAACGATGTAATTGAAGCGGTTAAGGCTAAATTGGAAGAGATCAAAGGCGATAATTTCCCTAAGGGGATGGATTACGAAATCAGTTATGATGTTTCCAGTTTCTTGAACGCCTCCATAGACAAGGTGGTACACACCCTTGGGGAAGCCTTTGTCTTGGTGGCCTTAGTGGTCTTTATTTTCTTGGGCGATTGGCGCTCTACCTTGATTCCTACCATAGCGGTTCCCGTTTCCTTGATCGGGGCGTTTTTCTTTATGCAGCTGTTCGGGCTTACGATTAACCTTATCACGCTCTTTGCCCTGGTTCTTGCCATTGGTATCGTGGTCGATAACGCTATTGTGGTGGTCGAGGCGGTACACGTAAAAATGGAAGAAGACCATCTCTCTCCCTTTAAGGCTTCAAAGATGGTGGTGCACGAAATAAGTGGGGCTATTATCGCCATTACCTTGGTGATGACCGCTGTGTTCATTCCGGTGTCTTTTATGACCGGACCTGTGGGTGTGTTTTATCGACAGTTCGCCATTACCATGGCCACATCCATTGTTATTTCAGGGGTCGTAGCCTTGACGCTTACCCCGGTACTTTGTGCGATGATATTGAAAAATAATCATGGGGAACCCAGAAAGAAAAACCTGATGAACCGGTTTTTAGACGGGTTTAATCATCGTTTTGAAAAGCTGACGGGCAAGTACACCAACTTTCTTAAGTTGATCGTTAACCGGCGGACGGTAACTTTTGGACTTTTGATTGCCTTTTGCGCGGGTATATTTTTTACGAGTAAGACCTTGCCGACAGGCTTTATCCCGAATGAAGACCAAGGCATGATCTATGCTATTTTACAAACCCCTCCGGGCTCTACTCTTGAGCGGACCAACGAGGTGTCCCGTAAACTGCAGAAGATAGCGGAAGAGATACCCGGCATCAGGTCGGTATCGGCCTTGGCGGGTTATGAGGTCTTGACAGAGGGACGTGGATCCAATGCGGGAACCTGTCTCATCAACCTTGAAGACTGGTCGGAACGAGAAATGTCTTCCGTTGAGATCATAGAAGAGCTTGAGGAGAAGGCAAAGGATATTCCCGGGGCTACCATTGAATTCTTTCAACCACCGGCAGTGCCCGGTTACGGAGCGGCAGGTGGCTTTGCCTTGCGCTTGTTGGACAAGACGAATTCGGGCGATTATAAGGCGTTTGAAAAGGTAAACGATGAGTTTATGGCCGCACTGAGAAAGCGAAAAGAGCTTTCGGGTCTATTTACCTTCTTCGCTGCAAATTATCCGCAATACGAGTTGAAAATCGATAATAAGCTCGCCATGCAAAAAGGGGTATCCATTGCCAACGCCATGGACAACCTTTCCATATTGATCGGTAGTACCTATGAACAGGGCTTTGTGCGTTTCGGTAGCTTCTTTAAGGTGTATGTGCAATCGTCGCCCGAGTTTAGAAGGTTGCCGGCCGATGTTATGAAAATGTACGTAAAGAACGATCATGACGAGATGGTTCCGTATTCGGCTTTTATGAAAATGGAGAAAAAACAAGGGCTGAATGAAATTACCCGCTATAACCTGTATACGACTTCTTCAATAAACGGATCCCCTGCATCGGGTTACAGTAGTGGTGAGGCCATTGAGGCCATCCAACAAGTGGCGGAAGAGGTATTGCCCCGTGGTTATGGTATCGATTGGGCCGGACTTTCAAAAGATGAGGTGGGACGTGGTAACGAGGTATTGTACATTTTCTTGATCGTACTGGCCTTCGTCTATATGATCCTTGCCGCACAGTACGAGAGTTTCTTATTGCCCTTAGCCGTTATTCTATCATTGCCCGCCGGTGTCTTCGGCTCGTTTATATTGCTTAAGGTAATGGGACTGTCAAATAACATTTATGCCCAAGTGGGGCTGGTGATGTTAGTGGGACTTTTAGGTAAAAATGCAGTCCTTATCGTCGAGTTTGCCGTTCAGAAGCACCAACAGGGACTTTCGGTTCTTGAAGCGGCCATTGCCGGGGCCAAAGAGCGTTTTAGGCCGATTTTGATGACTTCCTTCGCTTTTATAGCAGGATTGATTCCCTTGGTCTTTGCTACCGGTCCTGGGGCCATCGGTAACCGTACCATTGGTTCGGCGGCTGCCGGAGGTATGATCGTTGGTACGGTCTTCGGTGTGATTGTGGTACCGGGACTCTATTACATCTTCGGTACAATCGCGGCGAAACGCAAGTTGATCAAATACGAAGATGAAAACCCATTGTCGGAAGATTACGTTGATAACGATCCCAAACATCCCTTGTTGGCAGAGTCTATAGCGGATAAATAA
- a CDS encoding sugar phosphate isomerase/epimerase family protein has protein sequence MIYTNRRNFVKRSSLGITGSLLLPSIGFAMPSGEKYGVQLYTFRNEMAKDPKGTLEQIAALGIKKIESARSKAGLYYGLSPNEMKNTCDSLGMQLCSGHVALDKDFDDTMRQAVESGQEYVICSSLPSKGQNIGNYKKVAEAFNKAGKACKKLGLKFGYHNHEYEFESDKGEVLYDVLMDNTDPDLVHMELDLGWVVVAGKDPLYYFKKYPGRFPLWHLKDMNMHEKISTEFGKGGLDIATLLQHKSDSGIKHIFIEQEEYASTPMESMKHNMKFLKAL, from the coding sequence ATGATCTACACCAATAGAAGAAATTTTGTAAAACGGTCGAGCCTCGGCATTACCGGAAGCCTTTTACTACCCTCCATCGGTTTTGCCATGCCTAGCGGTGAGAAATACGGGGTACAGCTCTACACCTTTCGCAACGAAATGGCCAAAGACCCTAAAGGCACCCTAGAACAAATTGCGGCCCTTGGCATAAAAAAAATAGAATCGGCGCGAAGCAAGGCGGGACTCTACTACGGCTTATCGCCAAATGAAATGAAGAATACCTGCGATAGTTTGGGCATGCAACTCTGCAGCGGCCACGTGGCTTTGGATAAGGATTTTGACGATACCATGCGGCAAGCCGTTGAATCGGGCCAAGAATATGTAATCTGCTCTTCCCTCCCGAGCAAAGGCCAAAACATCGGGAATTACAAAAAGGTAGCCGAGGCATTCAATAAGGCCGGAAAAGCCTGTAAAAAATTAGGCTTGAAATTTGGTTACCACAATCACGAATACGAATTCGAATCCGATAAAGGCGAGGTACTTTACGATGTTCTTATGGACAATACGGATCCCGACCTTGTTCATATGGAGCTAGACTTGGGCTGGGTCGTCGTTGCCGGAAAAGACCCCTTGTATTATTTTAAAAAATACCCCGGACGCTTTCCCCTATGGCATCTAAAAGACATGAACATGCACGAAAAGATAAGTACCGAATTCGGTAAGGGCGGCCTTGATATAGCCACATTGCTACAGCACAAATCAGACTCGGGCATAAAACATATTTTTATAGAACAAGAAGAATATGCCAGTACACCTATGGAAAGCATGAAGCACAACATGAAATTTCTAAAAGCACTTTAA
- a CDS encoding TolC family protein, with the protein MYKRIIYMGLGIACLSLTFSSCKSPAVLQKTANTAVPESYNGSQDSTNTATVTWREYFKDPHLRNLIDTALANNQELNIVLQEIAIAKSEVREKKGEYLPFVGLRAGAGLEKVGRYTSQGANDANTDIRPGEEFPEPLGDFLIGAEASWEIDVWHKLRNAKKAAVTRYLSSIEGRNFMVTNLIAEIADSYYELLALDNQLAIVKQNIDIQSNALEIVKLQKAAAKVNELAVKKFEAEVLHTKSLQFELQQQIVQTENRINFLLGRYPQPIEREYQGFEDLVPETVHLGLPSQLLANRPDIKQAELDLMAAKLDVKVAKARFYPSLGISAGVGFQSFNTKYLLETPESLLYSVVGDVTAPLINRNAIKAAYYGASAKQLQAVYNYEQTILNAYVEVVNQLAKIDNLEKSYDLRSKEVEALTASIDISNRLFKSARADYMEVLLTQRDALEAKVELIETKQKQMSSVVNVYRALGGGWN; encoded by the coding sequence ATGTATAAAAGAATAATATATATGGGTTTGGGTATAGCATGTCTATCCCTTACGTTTTCATCGTGTAAGAGCCCCGCCGTATTGCAAAAAACGGCGAATACCGCGGTGCCGGAAAGTTATAACGGTTCGCAGGATTCGACCAATACGGCTACGGTTACATGGCGCGAATATTTTAAGGATCCCCATTTGCGTAATCTCATAGATACGGCCCTAGCCAATAACCAGGAACTGAATATTGTTTTACAGGAAATTGCTATCGCCAAGAGTGAAGTAAGGGAAAAGAAAGGAGAGTATCTTCCCTTTGTAGGCCTACGGGCCGGTGCCGGCCTAGAGAAAGTCGGGCGCTATACCAGTCAAGGTGCCAATGATGCCAATACCGATATACGTCCGGGCGAAGAATTTCCCGAACCCCTGGGAGATTTCTTGATCGGGGCCGAGGCAAGTTGGGAAATCGATGTTTGGCATAAATTGAGAAATGCCAAAAAAGCAGCCGTTACCCGTTATTTGTCTTCTATCGAAGGACGTAATTTTATGGTGACCAATCTTATTGCCGAAATTGCCGATTCATACTATGAATTGTTGGCTTTAGACAATCAATTGGCTATCGTTAAGCAGAATATTGATATTCAAAGCAACGCTTTGGAAATTGTTAAGCTTCAAAAAGCGGCCGCCAAGGTAAACGAGCTGGCGGTAAAGAAGTTTGAGGCCGAAGTCTTGCATACCAAGAGTTTACAGTTTGAACTGCAACAGCAAATCGTACAGACCGAAAACAGGATCAACTTTTTGCTCGGGCGTTACCCGCAACCTATTGAAAGGGAATATCAAGGCTTCGAAGACTTGGTGCCTGAAACGGTACATTTGGGACTTCCGTCGCAATTATTGGCCAATAGGCCCGATATTAAACAGGCGGAACTGGATCTGATGGCGGCAAAACTCGATGTGAAAGTCGCCAAGGCCCGTTTCTATCCTTCTTTGGGTATTTCCGCCGGTGTGGGCTTTCAGTCATTCAATACCAAGTACCTATTGGAAACACCCGAATCCCTACTCTATTCGGTAGTGGGCGATGTAACGGCCCCCTTGATCAATAGGAATGCCATAAAAGCGGCATACTATGGAGCGAGTGCCAAACAGCTGCAGGCAGTCTATAATTATGAGCAGACTATTTTGAACGCCTACGTTGAGGTCGTTAACCAGCTGGCCAAAATCGATAATTTGGAAAAAAGTTACGATTTAAGGTCGAAGGAAGTAGAAGCCCTTACGGCCTCTATCGATATTTCGAATCGACTATTTAAGTCGGCTAGGGCAGACTATATGGAGGTTCTTTTGACCCAACGCGATGCCTTGGAAGCCAAGGTTGAACTAATAGAGACCAAGCAAAAACAAATGAGCAGCGTGGTTAATGTATACCGTGCTTTGGGCGGCGGTTGGAACTGA
- a CDS encoding MIP/aquaporin family protein has protein sequence MIVYLYEFIGTALLILIGNGVVANLVLKGTKGPDTGWTGISLAWGIAVFIGVYVSADVSHAHINPAVTLALAVAGKFSWQLVPGYMLAQILGAMMGNFMVWLSYKKHYDATEDQGAILATFCTAPAIRSPFWNFVTEAIGTFVLVFGVFFIAGGTFGDEPISLGSLDALPVALLVMGIGFGLGGPTGYAINPARDFGPRLLHAILPLKGKGSSDWGYAWIPIVAPLCGAVVAALTYLAIAV, from the coding sequence ATGATCGTTTACCTCTATGAATTTATCGGCACCGCCCTGCTTATTCTCATTGGCAATGGCGTGGTCGCCAACCTAGTTTTAAAAGGAACCAAAGGCCCCGACACGGGTTGGACAGGTATTTCCTTAGCCTGGGGTATTGCCGTCTTTATTGGGGTATATGTCAGTGCCGATGTAAGCCATGCCCATATAAATCCCGCCGTAACCCTGGCTTTGGCCGTAGCGGGGAAATTTAGTTGGCAATTGGTTCCCGGTTATATGTTGGCACAAATTTTAGGGGCCATGATGGGGAACTTTATGGTTTGGCTCAGTTACAAAAAGCACTACGATGCAACCGAAGACCAAGGTGCCATACTGGCCACCTTTTGTACCGCCCCGGCCATTAGGAGTCCTTTTTGGAATTTTGTTACCGAGGCCATAGGCACGTTTGTCTTGGTATTCGGTGTATTTTTTATCGCTGGTGGCACATTTGGTGACGAACCGATTTCACTCGGTTCCTTAGATGCTTTACCCGTAGCCCTCTTAGTAATGGGCATAGGATTTGGTCTTGGGGGACCGACAGGTTATGCCATTAACCCCGCGCGTGATTTTGGTCCGCGACTTTTGCACGCCATCTTGCCCTTAAAAGGAAAAGGAAGCAGTGATTGGGGTTACGCATGGATCCCAATTGTAGCTCCATTATGCGGTGCCGTTGTAGCCGCCTTGACCTATCTGGCCATTGCCGTTTAA
- a CDS encoding alpha/beta hydrolase yields MKKLSLVFSFLIIVQLGFAQEFIELPYEESTTVKWEHQEKQYFSEIWKTEVVTNVSVPTLQVFQPKKPNGTSVIIAPGGALYAHSINSEGRDVAKWLADKGITAFVLKYRLVPTGQDAVQEYSTEGKTDPSRITERIAAVFPLSIADGLSAVSYVRENAKKYQLDPNKIGFMGFSAGGAVTMGVAYNYKDKDRPDFIVPVYAWTSAYPVQEAPENAPDMLVICASDDSLGLAPGSIEIYNSWIKAGQRPELHMYAKGGHGFGLKKQGLPADHWIQRFYEWSVAQGITSTSN; encoded by the coding sequence ATGAAAAAACTTAGTCTCGTATTTTCTTTCTTGATCATTGTTCAGCTCGGCTTTGCCCAAGAATTTATAGAATTGCCCTATGAAGAGAGTACGACCGTGAAATGGGAGCATCAAGAAAAACAATACTTTTCGGAGATATGGAAAACAGAGGTGGTCACCAATGTATCGGTTCCTACGCTTCAAGTTTTTCAACCTAAAAAACCTAATGGAACTTCTGTTATAATTGCTCCTGGCGGCGCCCTGTACGCCCACAGTATCAATAGCGAAGGTAGAGACGTTGCCAAGTGGCTTGCCGATAAAGGCATAACCGCATTCGTTTTAAAATACCGCCTTGTGCCCACGGGCCAAGATGCCGTTCAAGAATATAGCACCGAAGGCAAAACCGATCCATCCCGTATAACCGAAAGAATAGCGGCCGTTTTCCCCTTGTCTATTGCCGATGGACTTTCAGCCGTTTCATATGTTAGGGAGAATGCAAAAAAATATCAATTAGATCCAAACAAAATAGGCTTTATGGGTTTTTCGGCTGGAGGCGCCGTGACCATGGGCGTAGCTTATAACTACAAAGACAAAGACAGACCCGATTTTATCGTTCCTGTATATGCATGGACAAGTGCCTACCCTGTTCAGGAAGCCCCGGAAAATGCCCCAGATATGCTTGTTATCTGTGCCAGTGACGATTCATTGGGCCTTGCACCCGGCAGCATTGAAATATATAATTCTTGGATCAAAGCCGGTCAACGGCCGGAACTACATATGTACGCCAAAGGCGGCCACGGCTTTGGCCTAAAAAAGCAAGGCTTACCGGCCGATCATTGGATACAACGATTTTATGAATGGTCCGTTGCCCAAGGAATTACCTCAACTTCTAATTAA